ACCTGCTGGAACTGAAGGACGTCTGGAAACTGTACGGGGAGAAGACCGCGCTGTCGGAAGTCACCCTCTCGATCGAAGAAGGCGAAATCGTCGGCCTGCTCGGACTCAACGGCGCCGGCAAGTCGACACTCATGAAGATCGTCGCCGGGCTCGCGCCCCTCTCCCGGGGAAGCGCGCGCGTCGGCGGTTTCGACGTCGAGCAGGAACACGGGCGCGCCGCCCGGCTCGTCGGCGCGATGATCGAAACGCCGGCGTTCCATCAGGAACTCACCGGGTGGCAGAACATGATTCTCACCGGCCTCGTGATCCCGGACGTCTCGAAGAAGGACATGCTCGCGGCGATCGAGACCGTCGGCCTCGAGGACCAGTTCGGCTTCGCGGTCAAGAAGTATTCCGTCGGGATGAAGCAACGGCTCCATTTCGCCCGGGCGATCCTCGGACATCCGCGGCTTCTGCTCCTCGACGAACCGCTGTCCGGCATCGACCCGATCGCGGCAAAGCGGATCCGCGACGCGATCATCGCGTTCGCGGCGTCCGGCGGCGCGGCCGTCGTCTCGAGCCACGTCCTCGCCGAGATCGAGCATTTCTGCACGCGGATCGTGATCATCGACCGCGGTCAGATCGTCCTCGACCGACCGCGCGCGGAAGTCGAGAACCTCGAGGCCCTCTTCCTCGATGTCGTGACCGGAGGAGGGAAGGCGCAATGAAAGACATCCTTTCCGTCTTCCGCTACGAACGCTACCGCACCACGAGGAACATCGTCCGGATGCTCTCCGTGGTCCTGGTCCTGATGACTTTCTTCGGTTTCTCGTGGGGTCTGTACGACATGTACTACCGCGACTTCTACAGCACTCCCCGGCCCGACCCGGCGATCACGGAGATCAGCCCGGAACAGCGCGCCGACCTCGCCGAAGAGTACGCGGACCGGATCGCGGCCCTCGACCAGCTCGTACTCCAGGCCGAGATGGTCGGCGCCCCCGACCGGGTCCTCAAGGTCTACGAACGCGAGCGCGCCGAACTCCGCTTCTATCTCGAGACCGGCACGGTCGAATATGACTTCCTGCAGGCCGACGACATCCTCGACCCGACCCAGGGCGTGAACGGCGGAAGCTTCGCGTTCTCGATCCTGGTGGCGCTCCGCTACCTGCTCTACGTCTATGCCATCTTCCTCGGCGCGTCGTCGTTCTCCGCAGAGCATCGTTCCGGAACGATGCGCACGCTCGTCGCCTCGCCGATCAGTCGTCGCGACATCATCCTCGGGAAGTTCCTCTACCTCGCCTTCGAGACCGCCGCGACCGTGTTCTTGGCGGCCGCTGTCGCCGTCGGCGTGAGCGCCCTCTACGGCATCGAGGCCCCGCCGATTCTGGCCCGGACCGCGACGTCCTTCCGGGAGACCACCGCCTTCGCCCTGGTGCTTGTCCGCTTCTTCTCGACCTGGGTGGGGATGGTCTTCCTCGCGGCGCTCGCCGCGACCGTCGGGATCGTCCTCCGCTCCTCCGTCGCCGGCCTTGCGATTCCGGCCGGCTTCCTGATGGTGTCCTACGGGATCTTCGCCTCGATCGTGATGGGGGACTATTCGTTCAACCGCACGATCGACCCCGAACGGCTCGCCTCGGGCTTTCCGGTGATCGCCCTCGACCTCCACCTGCAGGGCTGGAACCTCGACTTCACGGTCGCCGTCCTGCTCCATCTCGCGATGGCCGCAGGCCTGCTCTGGATCTCGCACATCGCCTTCAGGCGCCAGAACATCTGATCTTAACAAGAACGTCGTCCCGATCGGACGACGTTCTTTTCTACTGCTTCCGGATCTCGGCGACGATCCGCTCGGCCTCGGCGCGCATGGCAAGATACCCCAGGACGCGTTCGCGATACCCGTTCTTCTCCTCCTCGTCGGACAGGCCGGCGAGGTTGATCTCGACGTTCATCGCCGCCCCTGCGAGGCCCGCGGACAGAAGCATCGCGGCGCTGCCGAGGTCGGAGATGCAGGAGCGGTTGGCGAAGGCGAGGACGGTGTCGAGCCGGCCGATCGCCTCGGCACACAGTTCGGCGGTCCGCATCGGCACCGCGATCGCGCCGCGGAGGCCTTCCTCGACGGCGCGCCTGCGCGCCTCGAGTTCCGCTTCCGTGCCCTTCGGGAGCCTGTAGGCCGCCATCACCGCGTCGAAGCTTTTCGCATCCTCGTCGACGAGCGCCGTCAGCCGTTCCCGGGTCGCCTCGCACGCGGCCGTCGCGCCGATGAAGCGGGCGCGGTCGGCGTCGGGCAGGGCGAGGAACCTCTTCTTCCCGACGGTCAGCTTCCCGACCATGCAGACGAGGGCGGCGCCCATCGCCGCCGCGAGCGCCGACGCCGATCCGCCGCCGGGGGCGGGGGAATCGGAGGCGAGTTCGTTGAGGAAATCCCTCACGTTCCGTTCGATCAGTTCCATGCGATCACTCCCTGACGATGCGGCCGTCCGCGACGACGCGGCGGCCTTTTTTATAAACGTCCTTCACGTGGTTGACGCCGAAGTGGTAGAGCACGTACTCGAAGCTCGGCGCATCGAAGACGACCATGTCGGCGGCCTTCCCGACGGCGATCGAGCCGATCCTTCCCGCGCGTCCGAGATGGAAGGCGGGATTAACGGTCGCCGCGGTCAGCACTTCGGACGGGGTCATCCCGAGCTTGTTCGCGGCGAGCTGAAGGGTGAACTGGAAATTTTCCGAGGGGCAGCTGCCGGGATTGTAGTCGGAGGCGACGGCGACCGCCGCACCGGCGTCGATCAGCTTGCGCGCCGGGGCGTATTCGTGTCCGAGGTAGAACGACGTGCCGGGAAGCAGGTTTGCGACCGTGTCGGACGCCGCGAGGGCGAGGACGTCGCGGTCCGAGACGGCCCCGAGGTGGTCGGCGGAGGCGCAGCCGAGCTCGACCGCCAGGCCGGTTCCGCCGGTCGAGGCGATCTCGTCCGCGTGAAGCCGGGTCGAGAAGCCCAGTTCCTTCGCCCTTGACAGGATGCGCGCCGCCTCGTCGAGGGTGAACGCGCCCGGTTCGCAGAAGACGTCGACGCCTTCGGCCAGACCTTCTTCGCGCACGGTCTCGAGGTCGGAAAGGACGAGCGCGATGAATTCCCCGCGCCGGTCGGCGTAGTCCGCCGGGACGGCGTGCGCCGTCATCGAGGTCGGCACGAGTTCGACGGGATGGGTCTCGCCGAGTTTCCAGACGACCTTCAGGATCTTCCGCTCGGTCTCGGGGTCGAGGCCGTAGCCGCTTTTCGCCTCGACGCAGGTGACGCCGAAGGCAAGCATCCGGTCGAGGCTTCTCTCCGCCTGGATGAAGAGGTCGTCGAACGACGCCGTGCGGGTCGCCCTGACGGTCGAGAGGATCCCGCCACCGCGTTTGAGGATCTCGAGGTAGGGGACGCCCTGGAGCTTGAGGGCGAATTCGTAGGCGCGATGGCCGGCGTGCACGAGATGCGTGTGGCCGTCGACGAGACCGGGGGTCACGATCGCGCCGCGGACGTCGGCGACGACCGTCGCGGGACCGCGGAACGCTTCTCCGTCGCCCGTCCCGAAACCCTGGACGAGCCCGTCGCGGACGGCGACGAAGGCGTCCTTCAGGACGGTGGCGTCGTTCATGTCGGCGCCCTTCACCGGCGGGTGGTGGTCCTGCGACCAGAGTTCGCCGATGTTCGTGAGGATCAGGTCGGCCTTCATCGGAGGTCTCCGGGGAGGTTGGCCTCGATGATCTTCATCGCGTCGAAGTCGCGCAGCCCGAAGCGGAGCGCCGCTTCGGCGGCGAGTTCGGAATACGGCATCGAGTCCGGCGTCTTCTTCCCCTCCGGCTGGCGGTAGTACTTGAGCGATTCGACGAGCGCCGCCGCCGGGACGAGACCGACGAGTTCGCAGCCGGTGACCTCGACCCGGAAGCGCCTGGCTTCCATCTTCACCGCCTCGAGGATGCGGTAGATCGGGTTCTTGACGTGGTCGAGGATATTCATCGTGACCTGGTAGTGGCCGCGCTGCTCGAGAAAGGCGGGCGCCGCCTGGACGAACTGGTAGCCGCCGGAAGAACCGCGCACGTAGCGCGAGATGTCCTTCGCCGGCTTCTCGTCCCTCGTGGCGAGGTCGACGTTGAAGGCGACCAGGGGCATGCGGGCGCCGATGGCGACCGCACCGAAGGTCGGATGGATTTCGGGGCGGCCGAAGTCGGGCGCCCAGAGCGGATCCCTGATCTTCTCCTTCATGCCTTCGAATTCGCCCTTGCGGATGTCCGGAAGGAGGATCCTTTCGGGTTTCCGCGCGGCCTTGGCGTAGAGGAAGACGGGGATGTCGAAACGGGCCGAGACGATCGAGGCGACGTCTTCGGCGAGCTTCACGCACTCCTCGATCTCGACGCCCGCGATCGGGACGAACGGGATCACGTCGACCGCGCCCATGCGGGGATGCTCCCCCTTGTGATGGTTCAGGTCGATGAGCGACAGCGCCTCGCCGACGAACTCGGGGATCGCCGCGGCGATCGCGTCGGGATCGCCGATGAGGGTGATCACGGTGCGGTTGTAGTCCTTGTCGGGTTCCGCCGAGACGACGGCGAAGCCCGGCCTGTGCCGG
This portion of the Candidatus Izemoplasmatales bacterium genome encodes:
- a CDS encoding ABC transporter ATP-binding protein, producing MNLLELKDVWKLYGEKTALSEVTLSIEEGEIVGLLGLNGAGKSTLMKIVAGLAPLSRGSARVGGFDVEQEHGRAARLVGAMIETPAFHQELTGWQNMILTGLVIPDVSKKDMLAAIETVGLEDQFGFAVKKYSVGMKQRLHFARAILGHPRLLLLDEPLSGIDPIAAKRIRDAIIAFAASGGAAVVSSHVLAEIEHFCTRIVIIDRGQIVLDRPRAEVENLEALFLDVVTGGGKAQ
- a CDS encoding ABC transporter permease subunit, with the protein product MKDILSVFRYERYRTTRNIVRMLSVVLVLMTFFGFSWGLYDMYYRDFYSTPRPDPAITEISPEQRADLAEEYADRIAALDQLVLQAEMVGAPDRVLKVYERERAELRFYLETGTVEYDFLQADDILDPTQGVNGGSFAFSILVALRYLLYVYAIFLGASSFSAEHRSGTMRTLVASPISRRDIILGKFLYLAFETAATVFLAAAVAVGVSALYGIEAPPILARTATSFRETTAFALVLVRFFSTWVGMVFLAALAATVGIVLRSSVAGLAIPAGFLMVSYGIFASIVMGDYSFNRTIDPERLASGFPVIALDLHLQGWNLDFTVAVLLHLAMAAGLLWISHIAFRRQNI
- a CDS encoding cyclodeaminase/cyclohydrolase family protein, producing the protein MELIERNVRDFLNELASDSPAPGGGSASALAAAMGAALVCMVGKLTVGKKRFLALPDADRARFIGATAACEATRERLTALVDEDAKSFDAVMAAYRLPKGTEAELEARRRAVEEGLRGAIAVPMRTAELCAEAIGRLDTVLAFANRSCISDLGSAAMLLSAGLAGAAMNVEINLAGLSDEEEKNGYRERVLGYLAMRAEAERIVAEIRKQ
- the hutI gene encoding imidazolonepropionase; the encoded protein is MKADLILTNIGELWSQDHHPPVKGADMNDATVLKDAFVAVRDGLVQGFGTGDGEAFRGPATVVADVRGAIVTPGLVDGHTHLVHAGHRAYEFALKLQGVPYLEILKRGGGILSTVRATRTASFDDLFIQAERSLDRMLAFGVTCVEAKSGYGLDPETERKILKVVWKLGETHPVELVPTSMTAHAVPADYADRRGEFIALVLSDLETVREEGLAEGVDVFCEPGAFTLDEAARILSRAKELGFSTRLHADEIASTGGTGLAVELGCASADHLGAVSDRDVLALAASDTVANLLPGTSFYLGHEYAPARKLIDAGAAVAVASDYNPGSCPSENFQFTLQLAANKLGMTPSEVLTAATVNPAFHLGRAGRIGSIAVGKAADMVVFDAPSFEYVLYHFGVNHVKDVYKKGRRVVADGRIVRE
- the ftcD gene encoding glutamate formimidoyltransferase, with product MKRIIECVPNISEGRDQDKIDRIVGTLRHRPGFAVVSAEPDKDYNRTVITLIGDPDAIAAAIPEFVGEALSLIDLNHHKGEHPRMGAVDVIPFVPIAGVEIEECVKLAEDVASIVSARFDIPVFLYAKAARKPERILLPDIRKGEFEGMKEKIRDPLWAPDFGRPEIHPTFGAVAIGARMPLVAFNVDLATRDEKPAKDISRYVRGSSGGYQFVQAAPAFLEQRGHYQVTMNILDHVKNPIYRILEAVKMEARRFRVEVTGCELVGLVPAAALVESLKYYRQPEGKKTPDSMPYSELAAEAALRFGLRDFDAMKIIEANLPGDLR